One stretch of Rhinatrema bivittatum chromosome 8, aRhiBiv1.1, whole genome shotgun sequence DNA includes these proteins:
- the XAF1 gene encoding XIAP-associated factor 1 isoform X2 has product MKEHQEKQHKQVECKFCHQGIQQYQMETHESEECSSRPVACQFCDLDLAFSKLQSHTDSCGSRTQVCTTCNKYVMYKELASHKDTCLPRKPPDPGTQENRSSSSLCCPLCQKMIPEDRFLQHQNECNPLDKFLMHFPSKPSRKPGPFPAPSSAAFSFFERIGRPEDGSAEQEKRETFVFGKKDPFFSLEASSEPPRSAGLLGRLTLNAPLSLQDLQAPEDPTAYDTFETCAGCNILLPSPTLKQHEKKCLHLVSLQSAM; this is encoded by the exons ATGAAGGAGCACCAGGAGAAGCAGCACAAGCAG GTTGAGTGTAAATTCTGCCACCAAGGAATCCAGCAGTACCAGATGGAAACACATGAG AGTGAAGAATGCAGCAGCCGTCCGGTGGCCTGTCAGTTCTGTGATCTGGACCTGGCCTTCAGCAAGCTGCAGTCTCACACTGACAGCTGCGGGAGCCGGACACAGGTCTGCACCACCTGCAATAAGTATGTCATGTACAAGGAGCTGGCAAGCCACAAGGACACCTGCctgcccaggaaaccgcctgATCCCGGCACCCAGGAAAATC gttccagTTCGTCCCTTTGCTGCCCACTGTGCCAAAAGATGATACCAGAGGACAGGTTTCTGCAGCACCAG AATGAGTGCAATCCACTGGATAAGTTTCTAATGCATTTCCCCAGCAAACCCAGTAGAAAGCCCGGGCCATTTCCTGCCCCTTCTAGTGCTGCCTTTTCCTTCTTTGAGAGGATAGGAAGACCCGAGGATGGCAGTGCAGagcaggaaaaaagagagacGTTTGTGTTTGGCAAGAAAGATCCTTTTTTCTCCTTGGAAGCATCTTCAGAACCCCCAAGAAGTGCTGGTTTACTTGGACGCCTTACTTTGAATGCCCCCTTGAGTCTCCAAGACCTTCAAGCTCCCGAAGACCCAACGGCTTACGACACGTTTGAAACATGCGCAGGATGCAATATCCTTCTTCCCAGCCCAACTCTAAAGCAACATGAG AAAAAATGTCTCCATCTAGTTTCTTTGCAAAGCGCCATGTGA
- the XAF1 gene encoding XIAP-associated factor 1 isoform X1, with product MAESSFCPRCKRDVALSNYFLHEAHCERFLAVCAECDEPVPAAEMKEHQEKQHKQVECKFCHQGIQQYQMETHESEECSSRPVACQFCDLDLAFSKLQSHTDSCGSRTQVCTTCNKYVMYKELASHKDTCLPRKPPDPGTQENRSSSSLCCPLCQKMIPEDRFLQHQNECNPLDKFLMHFPSKPSRKPGPFPAPSSAAFSFFERIGRPEDGSAEQEKRETFVFGKKDPFFSLEASSEPPRSAGLLGRLTLNAPLSLQDLQAPEDPTAYDTFETCAGCNILLPSPTLKQHEKKCLHLVSLQSAM from the exons CAAGAGAGACGTGGCTCTTTCCAATTACTTCCTCCACGAGGCCCACTGCGAGCGGTTTCTCGCCGTGTGTGCAGAGTGCGATGAGCCTGTCCCTGCGGCAGAGATGAAGGAGCACCAGGAGAAGCAGCACAAGCAG GTTGAGTGTAAATTCTGCCACCAAGGAATCCAGCAGTACCAGATGGAAACACATGAG AGTGAAGAATGCAGCAGCCGTCCGGTGGCCTGTCAGTTCTGTGATCTGGACCTGGCCTTCAGCAAGCTGCAGTCTCACACTGACAGCTGCGGGAGCCGGACACAGGTCTGCACCACCTGCAATAAGTATGTCATGTACAAGGAGCTGGCAAGCCACAAGGACACCTGCctgcccaggaaaccgcctgATCCCGGCACCCAGGAAAATC gttccagTTCGTCCCTTTGCTGCCCACTGTGCCAAAAGATGATACCAGAGGACAGGTTTCTGCAGCACCAG AATGAGTGCAATCCACTGGATAAGTTTCTAATGCATTTCCCCAGCAAACCCAGTAGAAAGCCCGGGCCATTTCCTGCCCCTTCTAGTGCTGCCTTTTCCTTCTTTGAGAGGATAGGAAGACCCGAGGATGGCAGTGCAGagcaggaaaaaagagagacGTTTGTGTTTGGCAAGAAAGATCCTTTTTTCTCCTTGGAAGCATCTTCAGAACCCCCAAGAAGTGCTGGTTTACTTGGACGCCTTACTTTGAATGCCCCCTTGAGTCTCCAAGACCTTCAAGCTCCCGAAGACCCAACGGCTTACGACACGTTTGAAACATGCGCAGGATGCAATATCCTTCTTCCCAGCCCAACTCTAAAGCAACATGAG AAAAAATGTCTCCATCTAGTTTCTTTGCAAAGCGCCATGTGA